The Maylandia zebra isolate NMK-2024a linkage group LG7, Mzebra_GT3a, whole genome shotgun sequence genome contains a region encoding:
- the gxylt1a gene encoding glucoside xylosyltransferase 1 isoform X1 yields MRCYLHTFLLCMIFVFFSFLYVFNQLASTLEDRDGWTVKEHGIPGRKSHDTGHLLRKRPGLEGLRDREEGLDRCKSQSVSYWNPYWRLPADVCGVNCLLESSFSERSNSAVKAESRDERSHLAVVACGPRLEETITMLKSAVLFSKKPLHFYIFAEDELHKSFRNTLESWPRRVRARFNSSIYPITFPKENAREWKKLFKPCASQRLFLPLILKEVDSLLYVDTDIIFLQPVEDMWALLSQFNSRQLAAMAPEHEEPRIGWYNRFARHPYYGKTGINSGVMLMNMTRLREKFFKNDMTTVTLKWEEMLMPLLQKYKLNITWGDQDLLNIIFHHNPESLYMFPCQWNYRPDHCIYGSNCQQAEQEGVFILHGNRGVYHDDKQPAFRAVYEAIQKYQFGDNLETSLLRPLETSLQTTTHTYCGRASHLLTKRLKQSIMSVQQDATQRRR; encoded by the exons ATGCGATGCTATCTTCACACATTTCTCCTGTGCATGATCTTcgtcttcttttcctttttgtatGTGTTCAATCAGCTAGCCTCCACCTTAGAGGACAGAGACGGGTGGACAGTAAAAGAACACGGAATACCCGGCAGGAAAAGTCATGACACCGGGCACCTTCTCAGGAAAAGGCCAGGCCTGGAAGGCCTCCGAGACCGCGAAGAAGGGCTTGACAG GTGTAAGTCACAGTCAGTTTCTTACTGGAATCCATATTGGAGACTGCCTGCTGATGTTTGTGGAGTGAACTGCTTATTGGAATCATCTTTTAG TGAGCGGTCAAACTCTGCAGTGAAGGCAGAAAGCAGGGATGAGAGGAGTCACCTGGCTGTTGTGGCCTGTGGCCCCAGGCTAGAGGAAACAATCACCATGTTGAAGTCTGCTGTTCTCTTCAGCAAAAAGCCTCTGCACTTTTACATCTTTGCTGAGGATGAACTTCACAAGAGTTTCAGAAACACT ctgGAATCGTGGCCTCGGAGAGTTCGGGCAAGGTTTAATTCCAGCATCTACCCTATCACTTTTCCCAAGGAGAATGCAAGAGAATGGAAGAAACTCTTCAAACCCTGTGCCTCTCAGAGGCTTTTTCTGCCA CTGATTCTGAAGGAGGTAGACTCCTTGCTTTATGTAGATACAGACATTATTTTTCTGCAGCCAGTAGAAGACATGTGGGCTCTGCTTTCTCAGTTCAATTCAAGGCAATTAGCTGCCATGGCTCCAGAACATGAGGAACCACGTATCGGCTGGTACAATCGTTTTGCCCGCCACCCTTACTACGGCAAGACAGGCATCAACTCAGGGGTCATGCTCATGAACATGACACGCCTCAGGGAAAAATTTTTCAAG AATGACATGACAACAGTTACACTAAAGTGGGAGGAAATGTTGATGCCCCTTCTCCAGAAGTATAAGCTCAACATCACCTGGGGTGACCAGGACCTTCTTAATATCATATTCCACCATAACCCAG AAAGCCTGTATATGTTTCCCTGCCAGTGGAACTACCGTCCAGACCACTGTATCTATGGCAGCAACTGTCAACAGGCTGAACAAGAAGGTGTCTTTATTCTCCATGGTAACAGAGGAGTTTATCATGATGACAAACAGCCAGCATTTCGAGCTGTCTATGAAGCAATTCAGAAG TACCAATTCGGCGACAACTTGGAGACCTCGCTGCTTCGACCGCTGGAGACGTCGCTGCAGACAACCACCCACACCTACTGCGGCAGAGCAAGTCACTTGCTTACAAAGAGGTTAAAACAGAGCATCATGTCTGTTCAACAAGACGCCACACAGAGAAGAAGGTGA
- the gxylt1a gene encoding glucoside xylosyltransferase 1 isoform X2 has protein sequence MRCYLHTFLLCMIFVFFSFLYVFNQLASTLEDRDGWTVKEHGIPGRKSHDTGHLLRKRPGLEGLRDREEGLDSERSNSAVKAESRDERSHLAVVACGPRLEETITMLKSAVLFSKKPLHFYIFAEDELHKSFRNTLESWPRRVRARFNSSIYPITFPKENAREWKKLFKPCASQRLFLPLILKEVDSLLYVDTDIIFLQPVEDMWALLSQFNSRQLAAMAPEHEEPRIGWYNRFARHPYYGKTGINSGVMLMNMTRLREKFFKNDMTTVTLKWEEMLMPLLQKYKLNITWGDQDLLNIIFHHNPESLYMFPCQWNYRPDHCIYGSNCQQAEQEGVFILHGNRGVYHDDKQPAFRAVYEAIQKYQFGDNLETSLLRPLETSLQTTTHTYCGRASHLLTKRLKQSIMSVQQDATQRRR, from the exons ATGCGATGCTATCTTCACACATTTCTCCTGTGCATGATCTTcgtcttcttttcctttttgtatGTGTTCAATCAGCTAGCCTCCACCTTAGAGGACAGAGACGGGTGGACAGTAAAAGAACACGGAATACCCGGCAGGAAAAGTCATGACACCGGGCACCTTCTCAGGAAAAGGCCAGGCCTGGAAGGCCTCCGAGACCGCGAAGAAGGGCTTGACAG TGAGCGGTCAAACTCTGCAGTGAAGGCAGAAAGCAGGGATGAGAGGAGTCACCTGGCTGTTGTGGCCTGTGGCCCCAGGCTAGAGGAAACAATCACCATGTTGAAGTCTGCTGTTCTCTTCAGCAAAAAGCCTCTGCACTTTTACATCTTTGCTGAGGATGAACTTCACAAGAGTTTCAGAAACACT ctgGAATCGTGGCCTCGGAGAGTTCGGGCAAGGTTTAATTCCAGCATCTACCCTATCACTTTTCCCAAGGAGAATGCAAGAGAATGGAAGAAACTCTTCAAACCCTGTGCCTCTCAGAGGCTTTTTCTGCCA CTGATTCTGAAGGAGGTAGACTCCTTGCTTTATGTAGATACAGACATTATTTTTCTGCAGCCAGTAGAAGACATGTGGGCTCTGCTTTCTCAGTTCAATTCAAGGCAATTAGCTGCCATGGCTCCAGAACATGAGGAACCACGTATCGGCTGGTACAATCGTTTTGCCCGCCACCCTTACTACGGCAAGACAGGCATCAACTCAGGGGTCATGCTCATGAACATGACACGCCTCAGGGAAAAATTTTTCAAG AATGACATGACAACAGTTACACTAAAGTGGGAGGAAATGTTGATGCCCCTTCTCCAGAAGTATAAGCTCAACATCACCTGGGGTGACCAGGACCTTCTTAATATCATATTCCACCATAACCCAG AAAGCCTGTATATGTTTCCCTGCCAGTGGAACTACCGTCCAGACCACTGTATCTATGGCAGCAACTGTCAACAGGCTGAACAAGAAGGTGTCTTTATTCTCCATGGTAACAGAGGAGTTTATCATGATGACAAACAGCCAGCATTTCGAGCTGTCTATGAAGCAATTCAGAAG TACCAATTCGGCGACAACTTGGAGACCTCGCTGCTTCGACCGCTGGAGACGTCGCTGCAGACAACCACCCACACCTACTGCGGCAGAGCAAGTCACTTGCTTACAAAGAGGTTAAAACAGAGCATCATGTCTGTTCAACAAGACGCCACACAGAGAAGAAGGTGA
- the LOC101480430 gene encoding YY1-associated factor 2: MGDKKSPTRPKRQSKPSSDDGYWDCSVCTFRNSAEAFKCMMCDVRKGTSTRKPRPVSQLVAQQVNQQFPPPTHPKKEKKEKSEKDKSDKEPTLKKKGYKKMRPRLKNIDRSSAQHLEVTVGDLTVIITDFKEKAKPTSTPVTTASGDQHNLSGSSSDNTERGVSRCSSPRGESSSVNGETH; the protein is encoded by the exons ATGGGAGACAAGAAGAGTCCCACGAG GCCAAAGCGGCAATCGAAGCCCTCCTCCGACGATGGTTACTGGGACTGCAGCGTGTGCACATTCAGGAACAGCGCTGAGGCGTTCAAGTGCATGATGTGTGATGTCAGAAAAGGCACGTCAACTCG aaaaCCCCGGCCTGTTTCTCAGCTGGTTGCACAGCAAGTAAATCAGCAGTTTCCCCCACCAACACATcccaaaaaggagaagaaagaaaaatcagagaaaGACAAAAGTGATAAAGAACCTACACTGAAAAAGAAGGGCTATAAAAAGATGAG GCCAAGGTTAAAAAACATAGACAGGAGCAGCGCCCAGCATCTGGAGGTCACAGTTGGAGACTTGACTGTAATAATCACAGACTTTAAGGAGAAAGCCAAACCCACATCCACTCCAGTAACCACTGCCTCAGGAGACCAACACAATCTGAGCGGCTCAAGTTCTGATAATACTGAACGAGGTGTCTCCAGATGCTCTTCGCCCCGTGGGGAAAGCTCGTCAGTTAACGGAGAGACTCACTAA